A window from Pseudomonas kribbensis encodes these proteins:
- a CDS encoding Na+/H+ antiporter family protein codes for MNAVIAAVGVMLILSLSRVHVVIALIVGALVGGLTGGLGIDATLKAFNSGLGGGATVALSYALLGAFAVAIAKSGLAHALADKALAMVDRQHASGGGSVKWLLIGLLWVVAIASQNILPIHIAFIPLLVPPLLYVLTKLQLDRRLIACVMTFGLITPYMVFPVGFGNIFLNQILLANVSKAGVDISQVNVMHAMAIPAAGMVFGLLMAVFFSYRKKRVYDLEKIEQVEQVSVAYNPMTIGIAGLAIAAAFIIQLLLDSMIIGALAGFLIFSASGIVKWRETDGLFTEGMKMMAMIGFIMIAASGFAEVLKATGEVRTLVESAAAQIDHSKAIGALLMLLVGLMVTIGIGSSFSTVPILAAIFVPLCVQLGFSPMAIVCIVGTAGALGDTGSPASDSTLGPTSGLNIDGQHHHIWDTVVPTFLHYNLPLLAAGWMAAMVL; via the coding sequence ATGAATGCAGTGATTGCTGCGGTCGGCGTCATGCTGATCCTCAGCCTGTCCCGGGTGCATGTGGTGATCGCGTTGATCGTCGGTGCGCTGGTCGGTGGCCTGACCGGCGGCCTGGGCATCGACGCCACGCTCAAGGCCTTCAACAGTGGCCTGGGCGGCGGGGCGACGGTGGCGTTGTCCTACGCGTTGCTCGGCGCTTTCGCCGTGGCGATTGCCAAGTCCGGCCTGGCCCATGCGCTGGCCGACAAGGCCCTGGCGATGGTCGATCGTCAGCACGCATCCGGTGGCGGCAGCGTCAAATGGCTGCTGATCGGTCTGCTGTGGGTGGTGGCGATTGCTTCGCAGAACATCCTGCCGATCCACATTGCGTTCATTCCATTGCTGGTGCCGCCGCTTCTATATGTATTGACCAAGCTGCAACTGGATCGCCGGTTGATCGCCTGCGTCATGACGTTTGGCCTGATCACGCCGTACATGGTGTTTCCGGTGGGTTTCGGCAACATCTTCCTCAACCAGATCCTGCTGGCCAACGTCAGCAAGGCTGGCGTGGACATCAGCCAGGTCAACGTCATGCATGCGATGGCCATCCCGGCGGCGGGCATGGTGTTTGGCTTGTTGATGGCGGTGTTCTTCAGTTACCGCAAGAAGCGTGTCTACGATCTGGAGAAGATCGAACAGGTTGAACAAGTCAGCGTCGCCTACAACCCGATGACCATTGGCATTGCCGGTCTGGCTATTGCTGCAGCCTTCATTATCCAACTGCTGCTGGACTCGATGATTATCGGGGCGCTGGCCGGTTTCCTGATTTTCTCGGCGTCGGGCATCGTCAAGTGGCGCGAGACTGACGGCCTGTTCACCGAAGGTATGAAAATGATGGCGATGATCGGCTTCATCATGATCGCCGCTTCGGGTTTTGCCGAAGTATTGAAGGCCACCGGTGAAGTGCGCACGCTGGTCGAAAGCGCGGCGGCGCAGATCGATCACAGCAAGGCCATTGGCGCGCTGCTGATGTTGCTGGTGGGGCTGATGGTGACCATCGGCATCGGTTCGTCCTTCTCCACGGTGCCGATCCTCGCGGCGATTTTCGTGCCGCTGTGCGTGCAGCTGGGCTTCAGTCCGATGGCGATCGTCTGCATCGTCGGCACAGCCGGGGCCCTGGGCGACACCGGCTCGCCAGCCTCGGACTCGACCCTCGGCCCGACCTCCGGCCTGAACATCGACGGCCAGCACCACCACATCTGGGACACCGTGGTGCCGACCTTCCTGCACTACAACCTGCCGTTGCTGGCGGCCGGCTGGATGGCCGCGATGGTCTTGTAA
- a CDS encoding methyl-accepting chemotaxis protein, producing the protein MEQQYRQVDQVATASHEMSATAQDVARSAAQAAEAAKDADRATRQGLTVIDRTTASIDTLAADMSAAMVQVEGLAANSEKIGTVLETIRAIAEQTNLLALNAAIEAARAGEAGRGFAVVADEVRNLARRTQESVEETRQVIEQLQSGTQDVVGSMGNSHRQAQGSVEQVGQAVTALRQIGDAVTVISDMNLQIASAAEEQSAVAEEINNNVATIRDVTESLSGQANESARVSQSLNSLANQQQSLMDQFRV; encoded by the coding sequence ATGGAGCAGCAATACCGTCAGGTCGATCAGGTCGCTACCGCGTCCCACGAAATGAGCGCCACCGCCCAGGATGTGGCCCGCAGCGCCGCGCAAGCCGCCGAAGCGGCCAAGGATGCCGACCGCGCCACGCGTCAGGGCCTGACCGTGATCGACCGAACCACCGCCAGCATCGACACCCTGGCCGCCGACATGAGTGCGGCGATGGTCCAGGTCGAAGGCCTGGCCGCCAACAGCGAGAAGATCGGCACGGTGCTGGAGACCATCCGCGCTATCGCCGAGCAGACCAACCTGCTGGCCCTCAACGCCGCCATTGAAGCCGCCCGCGCCGGTGAAGCCGGACGTGGCTTTGCGGTGGTCGCCGACGAAGTACGCAACCTCGCCCGCCGCACCCAGGAGTCGGTGGAAGAAACCCGCCAGGTGATAGAACAACTGCAAAGCGGCACGCAGGATGTGGTCGGTTCGATGGGCAACAGCCATCGTCAGGCTCAGGGCAGTGTCGAACAGGTCGGCCAGGCCGTAACCGCGTTGCGCCAGATCGGCGATGCGGTGACGGTGATCAGCGACATGAACCTGCAGATCGCCAGCGCCGCTGAGGAGCAGAGCGCGGTGGCCGAAGAGATCAATAACAACGTGGCGACGATTCGTGATGTAACGGAGTCGCTGTCGGGGCAGGCGAATGAATCGGCGCGGGTGAGTCAGTCGCTCAATAGCCTGGCGAATCAGCAGCAGAGTTTGATGGATCAGTTCCGGGTTTGA
- a CDS encoding ATP-binding protein, whose translation MRSIQRRLSLGLISVMVVVGVVLAQTSLWLFEVGLQRYLEAGLRNDSESLLVALVRGPQGLQLDERHLSPAYQRPFSGHYFRIDFADSHWRSRSLWDQDLPLLPEPGLHSNLQLGPDGQQLLVLRSDYRRLGLSISISVAQDYTPVRESFQRMRQIGLGLGLAGLLLILILQRLTVHRALRPLEKAREQIAQLQQGQRSQLDEQVPAELEPLVAQINHLLAHTEDSLKRSRNALGNLGHALKTPLAVLLSLASNEKLDAHPELRKILKEQLEQVQQRLNRELNRARLSGDALPGALFDCDAELPGLLATLNMIHGEHLVLSYVAPSGLQLPWDREDLLELLGNLLDNACKWADAEVRLSVVEMAEGFVLSVEDDGPGIPEAQRDQVFSRGARLDEQTHGHGLGLGIVRDIVETWGGVLVLGESEWGGLQVEIQLPRR comes from the coding sequence GTGAGATCGATCCAGCGCCGCTTGAGTCTCGGCCTGATCAGCGTGATGGTGGTTGTCGGCGTGGTGCTGGCGCAAACCAGTTTGTGGCTATTCGAAGTCGGTTTGCAACGTTACCTCGAAGCCGGCCTGCGCAACGACAGCGAGAGCCTGCTGGTGGCGCTTGTGCGTGGCCCGCAAGGCTTGCAACTGGATGAGCGACACCTGTCGCCGGCTTATCAGCGGCCGTTTTCCGGCCATTATTTCCGCATCGACTTTGCCGACAGTCACTGGCGTTCACGCTCGCTGTGGGATCAGGACCTGCCGCTGCTGCCGGAGCCCGGTCTGCACAGCAACCTGCAACTGGGGCCGGACGGGCAGCAACTGTTGGTGCTGCGCTCCGACTATCGACGGCTCGGCCTGTCGATCTCCATCAGCGTGGCTCAGGATTACACCCCGGTGCGCGAGAGCTTCCAGCGCATGCGCCAGATCGGGCTGGGCCTTGGACTGGCCGGGTTGCTGCTGATCCTGATTCTGCAGCGGCTGACCGTGCACCGCGCCTTGCGACCACTGGAAAAGGCTCGCGAACAGATCGCCCAGTTACAGCAAGGCCAGCGTTCACAACTCGATGAGCAAGTGCCGGCAGAACTGGAACCGCTGGTGGCGCAGATCAACCACTTGCTGGCGCACACTGAAGACAGCCTCAAGCGTTCGCGCAATGCCCTGGGCAATCTGGGGCATGCGCTGAAAACCCCGCTGGCGGTGCTGTTGAGCCTGGCCTCGAACGAAAAACTCGATGCCCATCCCGAGCTGCGCAAGATCCTCAAGGAACAACTGGAACAGGTTCAGCAACGGCTGAACCGCGAGCTCAACCGTGCGCGGCTGTCCGGCGATGCGCTGCCGGGCGCGCTGTTCGATTGCGATGCGGAGCTGCCGGGGTTGCTGGCGACGTTGAACATGATCCACGGTGAGCATCTGGTGTTGAGTTACGTTGCGCCATCGGGACTGCAATTGCCGTGGGATCGTGAAGACTTGCTGGAGCTGCTCGGCAACCTGCTGGACAACGCCTGCAAATGGGCGGATGCCGAGGTTCGGCTGAGCGTGGTCGAGATGGCTGAAGGTTTTGTGCTGAGCGTGGAAGACGATGGGCCGGGGATTCCCGAGGCGCAGCGCGATCAGGTGTTCAGCCGGGGGGCGCGGCTGGATGAGCAGACCCATGGGCATGGCTTGGGGCTGGGGATCGTGCGGGATATTGTCGAGACGTGGGGCGGGGTTTTGGTGCTTGGCGAAAGTGAGTGGGGCGGGTTGCAGGTGGAGATTCAGTTGCCCCGGCGGTGA
- a CDS encoding response regulator transcription factor: MRLLLVEDHVPLADELIAGLQRQGYAVDWLADGRDAVYQGRSEPYDLIVLDLGLPGVPGLEVLAQWRAGGLATPVLILTARDSWAERIEGLKAGADDYLTKPFHPEELHLRIQSLLRRSKGQANQPTLKAAGLHLDEGRQCVVRDGADIQLTAAEFRLLRYFMLHPEQILSKSHLAEHLYDGETERDSNVLEVHVNHLRRKLGKSVIETRRGQGYLFGGQAS; the protein is encoded by the coding sequence ATGCGTTTGCTTCTGGTGGAAGACCACGTCCCCCTGGCCGATGAGCTGATCGCGGGCCTGCAACGCCAGGGTTATGCCGTGGACTGGCTGGCGGACGGGCGTGACGCGGTCTATCAGGGCCGCAGCGAACCCTATGATCTGATCGTGCTCGACCTGGGCCTGCCGGGCGTGCCGGGCCTTGAAGTGCTGGCGCAATGGCGCGCCGGCGGGCTGGCGACGCCGGTGCTGATCCTCACCGCTCGGGATTCCTGGGCTGAACGCATTGAAGGCCTGAAGGCCGGCGCCGACGATTACCTGACCAAACCCTTTCACCCGGAAGAACTGCATCTGCGCATCCAGTCGCTGCTGCGCCGCTCAAAGGGGCAGGCCAACCAGCCGACGCTCAAGGCCGCAGGGCTGCATCTGGATGAGGGCCGCCAGTGCGTGGTGCGGGACGGCGCCGACATTCAACTGACGGCTGCCGAGTTCCGCCTGCTGCGTTACTTCATGCTGCACCCGGAGCAGATCCTTTCCAAAAGCCACCTCGCCGAACACCTCTACGACGGTGAGACCGAGCGCGATTCCAATGTGCTGGAAGTCCACGTCAACCACCTGCGGCGCAAGCTTGGCAAAAGCGTGATCGAAACCCGTCGCGGCCAGGGTTATCTGTTCGGCGGACAGGCTTCGTGA
- a CDS encoding PepSY domain-containing protein, which produces MKLFLPYSSTRATGLLALALVTFCSVTLARDLNQDEALRLRQQGVILPLEQVLHNAMERYPGAKLLEAELEEKHDVYIYEIELLTAAGEARELHFEAATGRLLKDKED; this is translated from the coding sequence ATGAAACTGTTTTTGCCGTATTCATCGACGCGCGCCACGGGACTTCTGGCCCTGGCGCTTGTTACGTTCTGCTCGGTGACGCTTGCTCGCGACCTGAATCAGGACGAAGCCCTGCGCCTGCGTCAGCAAGGCGTGATTCTGCCGCTGGAGCAGGTGCTGCATAACGCGATGGAGCGCTATCCCGGTGCCAAATTGCTGGAAGCCGAGCTGGAAGAGAAACACGATGTCTACATCTATGAAATCGAGCTCCTGACCGCCGCAGGCGAGGCCCGCGAGCTGCATTTCGAAGCCGCCACCGGCCGTTTGCTGAAAGACAAGGAAGATTGA
- a CDS encoding PepSY domain-containing protein, with translation MKILAPLFIALLLYGLTSNLAHTRDLLADEARKLIDAGTIVPIETVKATVMTRHPDSTVIDIELEKRYGIYLYQIELKDSQGVEWEMELDASDGLLRRDHQDT, from the coding sequence ATGAAAATTCTCGCGCCCCTGTTCATCGCGCTCCTCCTTTACGGTCTGACCTCGAATCTCGCCCATACACGCGATCTGCTGGCGGATGAAGCCCGGAAACTGATCGACGCTGGTACCATTGTGCCGATTGAAACGGTCAAGGCCACGGTCATGACTCGCCATCCGGATTCGACCGTCATCGATATCGAACTGGAAAAGCGTTACGGCATTTATCTGTACCAGATCGAGCTGAAAGATTCGCAAGGCGTGGAATGGGAAATGGAACTGGACGCGAGCGACGGGCTGCTGCGCAGGGATCATCAGGACACTTAA
- a CDS encoding patatin-like phospholipase family protein, with the protein MTAIHIKFPALTLKAGPRAMARIRAQGLNAADVGTLPGAAGGPKALGIQGLDLALFGEWLPAAPRERSLIGASVGSWRFASACLPDAAEGIRRLGHLYTEQNFNKGVTISDVSRSSQRMLDDLLDGRDAVLLDNAHYRLNIMVVKSHGGLADDHRGRLGLALGSVIADNLRGRARLSRHFERLIIHDPRLAPPVHALNDFPSRFVALNAGNLRQALLASGSIPMVMEGVRDLPGAGAGTFRDGGLLDYHLDLPYSGDGIVLYPHFTDRVIPGWFDKTLPWRKASTERLQDVLLLAPSKEYLARLPYGKLPDRNDFKRFMGDAPSRQKYWRAAMDESRRLGDEFLELTANGRLAERLLTL; encoded by the coding sequence ATGACAGCCATCCACATCAAGTTCCCTGCCCTCACCCTCAAGGCCGGCCCGCGCGCCATGGCACGCATCCGCGCCCAGGGCCTGAACGCTGCCGACGTCGGTACTCTGCCCGGCGCAGCCGGCGGACCGAAGGCGCTGGGGATTCAGGGGCTGGATCTGGCGCTATTCGGCGAGTGGCTGCCGGCGGCACCGCGCGAGCGTTCGCTGATCGGTGCATCGGTGGGTTCCTGGCGCTTCGCCAGCGCCTGTCTGCCGGACGCCGCCGAAGGCATTCGCCGCCTCGGTCATCTGTACACCGAGCAGAACTTCAACAAGGGCGTGACCATCAGCGACGTCAGCCGCAGTTCGCAGCGCATGCTCGACGACCTGCTCGACGGCCGCGATGCGGTATTGCTCGACAATGCCCATTACCGCTTGAACATCATGGTGGTCAAAAGCCACGGCGGGCTGGCGGACGACCATCGTGGCCGGCTCGGGCTGGCGCTGGGCTCGGTGATCGCCGACAACCTGCGAGGCCGGGCGCGGCTGTCGCGGCACTTCGAACGGCTGATCATCCACGACCCGCGCCTGGCGCCGCCGGTGCACGCGCTGAACGATTTCCCGTCGCGCTTCGTCGCCCTCAATGCCGGTAACCTGCGTCAGGCGCTGCTGGCCTCGGGGTCGATCCCGATGGTCATGGAAGGCGTGCGCGACCTGCCGGGTGCCGGCGCCGGCACCTTCCGCGACGGTGGCCTGCTGGACTATCACCTCGACCTGCCCTACAGCGGGGACGGCATCGTGCTCTACCCGCACTTCACCGACCGGGTGATTCCTGGCTGGTTCGACAAGACCCTGCCGTGGCGTAAAGCCTCGACCGAGCGCCTGCAAGACGTGCTGTTGCTGGCGCCGTCGAAGGAATACCTGGCGCGCCTGCCCTACGGCAAACTCCCCGACCGTAACGACTTCAAGCGCTTCATGGGCGATGCACCGAGCCGGCAGAAATATTGGCGAGCGGCGATGGACGAGAGCCGCCGGCTGGGCGACGAGTTCCTTGAACTGACTGCCAATGGTCGCCTCGCCGAGCGCTTGCTGACCCTTTAG
- the queD gene encoding 6-carboxytetrahydropterin synthase QueD, with amino-acid sequence MEIFKEFTFESAHRLPHVPDGHKCGRLHGHSFKVAIHLSGDLDPHTGWIRDFSEIKAIFKPLYERLDHNYLNDIPGLENPTSEVLAKFIWNELKPLLPELSAIRIHETCTSGCIYRGE; translated from the coding sequence GTGGAAATCTTCAAGGAATTTACGTTCGAATCCGCCCACCGCCTGCCCCACGTACCGGACGGCCACAAGTGCGGACGCCTGCACGGTCACTCGTTCAAAGTGGCGATTCACCTGAGCGGCGACCTCGACCCGCACACTGGCTGGATCCGTGATTTCTCCGAGATCAAGGCGATTTTCAAGCCGCTGTACGAGCGTCTGGATCACAACTACCTGAACGACATTCCGGGCCTTGAGAACCCGACCAGCGAAGTGCTGGCCAAGTTCATCTGGAATGAATTGAAGCCCCTGCTGCCGGAACTCAGTGCGATCCGCATCCACGAGACCTGCACCAGCGGTTGCATCTATCGCGGCGAGTAA
- a CDS encoding alpha/beta fold hydrolase, with translation MTDWLLDQVFDFNGRQIRHGVRGDGPPLVFVHGTPFSSCVWHRIAPHFFATHRVHYFDLLGYGRSEQPDADVSLGVQNELLAQLLDHWGLQRPDVVAHDFGGATALRAHLLNGKDYRTLTLIDPVALTPWGSPFVQHVRQHEAAFSGLPDYIQRAIVPTYIRGAIHRDIPDDELAPYVQPWLGDPGQAAFYRQIAQMDQRYTQEVQSLYPTIRCPVQILWGEEDQWIPIERGRELHNMIPGSQFHPIPNAGHLVQEDAPEAIVAALLRFL, from the coding sequence ATGACGGACTGGCTGCTGGATCAGGTCTTTGATTTCAACGGGCGACAGATTCGCCACGGGGTGCGCGGCGACGGCCCGCCGCTGGTGTTCGTGCATGGCACGCCCTTCTCTTCCTGTGTGTGGCACCGCATCGCGCCGCATTTTTTTGCCACGCATCGGGTGCATTACTTCGACTTGCTGGGCTACGGGCGCTCCGAGCAACCGGACGCCGACGTCTCCCTCGGCGTGCAGAACGAATTGCTCGCGCAGTTGCTGGATCACTGGGGCCTGCAACGCCCGGACGTGGTCGCCCACGACTTCGGCGGCGCCACCGCCCTGCGCGCGCACCTGCTCAACGGCAAGGATTACCGCACCCTGACGCTGATCGACCCGGTGGCGCTGACGCCCTGGGGCTCGCCGTTCGTGCAGCACGTGCGCCAGCATGAAGCGGCGTTCAGCGGCCTGCCGGATTACATCCAGCGCGCCATCGTCCCGACCTACATTCGCGGGGCCATTCACCGGGATATTCCCGATGATGAACTGGCGCCCTACGTGCAGCCGTGGCTGGGTGATCCGGGGCAAGCGGCGTTCTACCGGCAGATCGCGCAGATGGATCAGCGCTACACGCAGGAAGTACAATCGCTGTACCCGACGATCCGCTGCCCGGTGCAGATTCTCTGGGGCGAAGAGGATCAGTGGATTCCCATCGAACGCGGACGCGAGCTGCACAACATGATCCCCGGATCGCAGTTTCATCCGATTCCGAATGCCGGGCATCTGGTGCAGGAAGATGCGCCGGAAGCCATTGTCGCCGCGCTGCTGCGTTTTCTCTGA
- the codB gene encoding cytosine permease, which translates to MTQNDPGNDYPLSEVPMNARKGLASTAMVLLGFTFFTATMFAGGKLGVAFDFGEMMAVIIIGNLLLGLYAAALGYIAFKSGLNSVLMGRFCFGEVGSKLSDLILGFTQIGWYAWGTATAAVVLGKYFALDDGTVLGLMVLFGLVFCATAYVGYRGLEILSYIAVPAMMLLLMLSMWVATVKVGGLDGLLAVVPTGSLDWSTAITLVFGTFVSGATQATNWTRFSRSARVAVLASLIGFFIGNGLMVLIGAYGAIVYQQPDVVEVLLLQGFAMAAMAMLLLNIWSTQDNTIYNFAVAGCNLLRTGRRKTVTLAGAVIGTLLALLGMYDMLVPYLILLGTVIPPIGGVIMADFFFRWRGHYPRLADARLPAFNWPGLGAYAVGTLAAFHSPWIAPLVGIAAAALTYVIVTSLLGARRASAPLQDL; encoded by the coding sequence ATGACGCAGAACGATCCCGGCAACGACTACCCCCTCAGCGAAGTCCCCATGAACGCGCGCAAAGGCCTGGCCTCGACGGCGATGGTGCTGCTGGGCTTCACGTTTTTCACCGCGACCATGTTTGCCGGCGGCAAGCTCGGCGTGGCGTTCGACTTTGGCGAGATGATGGCGGTGATCATCATCGGCAATCTGCTGCTGGGCCTGTACGCCGCAGCGCTGGGTTACATCGCCTTCAAGAGCGGCCTGAACTCGGTATTGATGGGCCGATTCTGCTTCGGCGAAGTCGGCAGCAAGCTCAGCGACCTGATCCTGGGTTTCACCCAGATCGGCTGGTACGCCTGGGGGACGGCGACGGCAGCGGTGGTGCTCGGCAAATATTTCGCCCTGGACGACGGCACGGTGCTCGGGCTGATGGTGCTGTTCGGCCTGGTGTTCTGCGCCACGGCGTATGTCGGTTATCGCGGGCTGGAGATTCTGTCGTACATCGCGGTGCCGGCCATGATGTTGCTGCTGATGCTGTCGATGTGGGTGGCTACGGTGAAGGTCGGCGGCCTCGATGGTTTGCTGGCCGTGGTGCCGACCGGTTCGCTGGACTGGTCAACCGCCATCACCCTGGTGTTCGGCACCTTCGTCAGCGGCGCGACCCAGGCCACCAACTGGACGCGTTTCTCACGCTCGGCGCGGGTCGCCGTACTGGCCAGCCTGATCGGCTTTTTCATCGGCAACGGACTGATGGTGCTGATCGGCGCTTACGGCGCCATCGTCTATCAGCAGCCCGACGTGGTCGAGGTGTTGCTGCTGCAAGGTTTCGCCATGGCCGCGATGGCCATGCTGTTGCTGAACATCTGGAGCACCCAGGACAACACCATCTACAACTTCGCTGTCGCCGGCTGCAACCTGCTGCGCACCGGGCGCCGCAAGACCGTGACCCTGGCCGGTGCGGTGATCGGCACGCTGCTCGCGCTGTTGGGCATGTATGACATGCTGGTGCCTTATCTGATCCTGCTCGGCACCGTGATTCCACCGATTGGCGGGGTCATCATGGCCGACTTTTTCTTCCGCTGGCGCGGTCACTATCCACGCCTGGCCGACGCACGGCTGCCGGCCTTCAACTGGCCGGGGCTCGGGGCCTACGCGGTTGGCACCCTCGCGGCGTTTCACTCGCCGTGGATCGCGCCGCTGGTGGGGATCGCCGCTGCCGCGCTAACGTATGTCATCGTCACCAGCCTGCTGGGCGCCCGCCGCGCCAGCGCGCCACTACAAGACCTATAA